From one Lycium barbarum isolate Lr01 chromosome 6, ASM1917538v2, whole genome shotgun sequence genomic stretch:
- the LOC132645420 gene encoding auxin response factor 11-like isoform X2 gives MGSDDLYTELWKACAGPLVDVPRDDERVYYFPQGHIEQLEASTNQAVNQQIPLFNLPSKILCRVVNVHLLAEAETDEVYAQITLHPEAKQEEPSKPDPCPPDPPKRTVHSFSKILTASDTSTHGGFSVLRKHANECLPQLDMTQATPTQDLITKDLHGYEWRFKHIFRGQPRRHLLTTGWSTFVTSKRLVAGDAFVFLRDENGELRVGVRRLARQQSPMPQSVISSQCMHLGVLATASHAISTQTLFVVYYKPRTSQFIVGLNKYLEAVSHGFSVGMRFRMRFEGEDSPERRFTGTIVGTGDISSQWSESKWRSLKIQWDEPASIVRPDRVSPWEIEPFVAPTSVDVAQPGIKSKRPRALELPHTEIAVAPAASPFWYPGSGPTVEVSHIGSIAEVQSHDNQLFWSSKQNSSLSNGVNNSSCRTHLSGVWQHSMLANGSPIEDNKQLITRSALLDYGSPMSSRASNALLLDKVDRGNKREISSACRLFGIDLRKNASSTPTREKEILSANVISNCADDAPIVPGESEVDKDQNVEHLNPSEEKKQVQLEALPKDTHKQGLTSSRTRTKVQMQGVRVGRAVDLAALSGYDDLISELEKIFDIKGELCPRNKWEVVYTDDEGDMMLVGDDPWPEFCKMVRRIFIYSSEQVKKMSPRCKLPILSLEGEGTMPSVESELKSEDLLI, from the exons ATGGGAAGTGATGATTTGTATACGGAGCTATGGAAGGCATGTGCAGGGCCTTTAGTGGATGTTCCTCGGGATGATGAACGAGTTTACTACTTTCCACAGGGTCACATAGAACAA TTAGAGGCTTCGACAAATCAAGCTGTGAATCAACAAATTCCTTTGTTTAATCTTCCTTCTAAGATCCTCTGTCGCGTTGTTAACGTCCACTTACTG GCGGAGGCGGAGACTGATGAGGTTTATGCCCAGATCACTTTGCACCCTGAGGCAAAG CAAGAGGAGCCTTCTAAACCTGATCCATGTCCACCTGATCCACCAAAACGAACCGTTCACTCATTCAGTAAGATCTTAACCGCATCAGATACGAGCACTCATGGAGGATTCTCTGTTCTTCGGAAGCACGCTAATGAATGTCTCCCGCAACTG GACATGACTCAGGCGACTCCGACCCAAGATTTGATCACCAAAGATCTTCATGGGTATGAGTGGCGATTTAAGCATATCTTTAGAG GCCAACCTCGAAGACACTTGCTAACTACTGGATGGAGTACATTCGTAACATCCAAGAGATTAGTTGCTGGTGATGCTTTCGTATTCCTGAG GGATGAGAATGGAGAACTGCGTGTTGGGGTTCGACGTCTTGCTCGGCAGCAAAGCCCTATGCCTCAATCTGTGATATCCAGCCAATGTATGCATCTTGGAGTTCTTGCAACTGCATCTCATGCTATTTCAACACAGACTCTGTTTGTTGTGTATTATAAGCCAAg GACAAGCCAATTTATAGTTGGATTGAATAAGTATCTGGAGGCCGTGAGTCATGGGTTCTCAGTGGGTATGCGTTTCAGGATGAGGTTTGAAGGAGAAGATTCTCCTGAAAGAAG GTTTACAGGAACGATAGTTGGAACTGGTGACATCTCCTCGCAATGGTCAGAATCTAAATGGCGATCCTTGAAG ATTCAATGGGATGAACCAGCATCCATAGTAAGGCCAGACAGGGTTTCACCATGGGAGATAGAGCCTTTTGTTGCTCCTACTTCTGTAGATGTTGCACAACCAGGAATAAAGAGCAAACGACCCCGTGCCCTTGAGCTTCCCCACACTG AAATCGCTGTTGCCCCTGCTGCTTCTCCATTCTGGTACCCTGGATCTGGTCCTACTGTTGAAGTGAGCCACATAGGTAGTATTGCTGAAGTTCAAAGCCATGACAACCAACTATTCTGGTCTTCAAAGCAGAATAGCAGCCTCTCCAATGGCGTGAACAACAGTAGTTGTAGGACACATCTCAGTGGCGTTTGGCAGCATAGTATGCTTGCAAATGGTTCCCCTATTGAAGACAACAAGCAGCTGATCACACGATCAGCTCTGTTGGATTATGGTTCTCCGATGTCATCAAGGGCAAGTAATGCCCTCTTACTTGACAAAGTGGACAGGGGTAATAAGCGTGAGATCTCTTCTGCTTGTCGCTTATTTGGCATTGACTTGCGGAAAAACGCTAGTAGTACGCCTACTAGGGAGAAAGAAATACTTAGTGCTAATGTTATATCCAACTGTGCTGATGATGCACCCATTGTGCCTGGCGAGTCTGAAGTTGATAAGGACCAGAATGTAGAGCATCTGAATCCTTCGGAAGAAAAGAAACAAGTCCAATTGGAGGCACTACCAAAGGATACACACAAACAGGGCCTCACTTCTTCAAGAACTCGTACTAAG GTGCAAATGCAAGGGGTTCGTGTTGGACGTGCGGTTGACTTGGCTGCACTAAGTGGTTATGATGATCTTATCAGTGAGCTGGAGAAGATATTCGATATCAAGGGAGAGCTTTGCCCTCGAAACAAATGGGAAGTTGTCTACACGGATGATGAGGGTGACATGATGCTTGTGGGGGATGATCCATGGCC GGAGTTCTGTAAGATGGTCAGGAGGATATTTATATATTCTAGTGAGCAAGTGAAGAAGATGAGTCCTAGGTGTAAGCTTCCTATTTTATCATTAGAAGGTGAAGGGACAATGCCGAGTGTAGAATCAGAGCTAAAATCTGAAGACTTGTTGATATAA
- the LOC132645420 gene encoding auxin response factor 11-like isoform X1 has product MIQNQNTGMGSDDLYTELWKACAGPLVDVPRDDERVYYFPQGHIEQLEASTNQAVNQQIPLFNLPSKILCRVVNVHLLAEAETDEVYAQITLHPEAKQEEPSKPDPCPPDPPKRTVHSFSKILTASDTSTHGGFSVLRKHANECLPQLDMTQATPTQDLITKDLHGYEWRFKHIFRGQPRRHLLTTGWSTFVTSKRLVAGDAFVFLRDENGELRVGVRRLARQQSPMPQSVISSQCMHLGVLATASHAISTQTLFVVYYKPRTSQFIVGLNKYLEAVSHGFSVGMRFRMRFEGEDSPERRFTGTIVGTGDISSQWSESKWRSLKIQWDEPASIVRPDRVSPWEIEPFVAPTSVDVAQPGIKSKRPRALELPHTEIAVAPAASPFWYPGSGPTVEVSHIGSIAEVQSHDNQLFWSSKQNSSLSNGVNNSSCRTHLSGVWQHSMLANGSPIEDNKQLITRSALLDYGSPMSSRASNALLLDKVDRGNKREISSACRLFGIDLRKNASSTPTREKEILSANVISNCADDAPIVPGESEVDKDQNVEHLNPSEEKKQVQLEALPKDTHKQGLTSSRTRTKVQMQGVRVGRAVDLAALSGYDDLISELEKIFDIKGELCPRNKWEVVYTDDEGDMMLVGDDPWPEFCKMVRRIFIYSSEQVKKMSPRCKLPILSLEGEGTMPSVESELKSEDLLI; this is encoded by the exons ATGATACAAAATCAAAATACAG GTATGGGAAGTGATGATTTGTATACGGAGCTATGGAAGGCATGTGCAGGGCCTTTAGTGGATGTTCCTCGGGATGATGAACGAGTTTACTACTTTCCACAGGGTCACATAGAACAA TTAGAGGCTTCGACAAATCAAGCTGTGAATCAACAAATTCCTTTGTTTAATCTTCCTTCTAAGATCCTCTGTCGCGTTGTTAACGTCCACTTACTG GCGGAGGCGGAGACTGATGAGGTTTATGCCCAGATCACTTTGCACCCTGAGGCAAAG CAAGAGGAGCCTTCTAAACCTGATCCATGTCCACCTGATCCACCAAAACGAACCGTTCACTCATTCAGTAAGATCTTAACCGCATCAGATACGAGCACTCATGGAGGATTCTCTGTTCTTCGGAAGCACGCTAATGAATGTCTCCCGCAACTG GACATGACTCAGGCGACTCCGACCCAAGATTTGATCACCAAAGATCTTCATGGGTATGAGTGGCGATTTAAGCATATCTTTAGAG GCCAACCTCGAAGACACTTGCTAACTACTGGATGGAGTACATTCGTAACATCCAAGAGATTAGTTGCTGGTGATGCTTTCGTATTCCTGAG GGATGAGAATGGAGAACTGCGTGTTGGGGTTCGACGTCTTGCTCGGCAGCAAAGCCCTATGCCTCAATCTGTGATATCCAGCCAATGTATGCATCTTGGAGTTCTTGCAACTGCATCTCATGCTATTTCAACACAGACTCTGTTTGTTGTGTATTATAAGCCAAg GACAAGCCAATTTATAGTTGGATTGAATAAGTATCTGGAGGCCGTGAGTCATGGGTTCTCAGTGGGTATGCGTTTCAGGATGAGGTTTGAAGGAGAAGATTCTCCTGAAAGAAG GTTTACAGGAACGATAGTTGGAACTGGTGACATCTCCTCGCAATGGTCAGAATCTAAATGGCGATCCTTGAAG ATTCAATGGGATGAACCAGCATCCATAGTAAGGCCAGACAGGGTTTCACCATGGGAGATAGAGCCTTTTGTTGCTCCTACTTCTGTAGATGTTGCACAACCAGGAATAAAGAGCAAACGACCCCGTGCCCTTGAGCTTCCCCACACTG AAATCGCTGTTGCCCCTGCTGCTTCTCCATTCTGGTACCCTGGATCTGGTCCTACTGTTGAAGTGAGCCACATAGGTAGTATTGCTGAAGTTCAAAGCCATGACAACCAACTATTCTGGTCTTCAAAGCAGAATAGCAGCCTCTCCAATGGCGTGAACAACAGTAGTTGTAGGACACATCTCAGTGGCGTTTGGCAGCATAGTATGCTTGCAAATGGTTCCCCTATTGAAGACAACAAGCAGCTGATCACACGATCAGCTCTGTTGGATTATGGTTCTCCGATGTCATCAAGGGCAAGTAATGCCCTCTTACTTGACAAAGTGGACAGGGGTAATAAGCGTGAGATCTCTTCTGCTTGTCGCTTATTTGGCATTGACTTGCGGAAAAACGCTAGTAGTACGCCTACTAGGGAGAAAGAAATACTTAGTGCTAATGTTATATCCAACTGTGCTGATGATGCACCCATTGTGCCTGGCGAGTCTGAAGTTGATAAGGACCAGAATGTAGAGCATCTGAATCCTTCGGAAGAAAAGAAACAAGTCCAATTGGAGGCACTACCAAAGGATACACACAAACAGGGCCTCACTTCTTCAAGAACTCGTACTAAG GTGCAAATGCAAGGGGTTCGTGTTGGACGTGCGGTTGACTTGGCTGCACTAAGTGGTTATGATGATCTTATCAGTGAGCTGGAGAAGATATTCGATATCAAGGGAGAGCTTTGCCCTCGAAACAAATGGGAAGTTGTCTACACGGATGATGAGGGTGACATGATGCTTGTGGGGGATGATCCATGGCC GGAGTTCTGTAAGATGGTCAGGAGGATATTTATATATTCTAGTGAGCAAGTGAAGAAGATGAGTCCTAGGTGTAAGCTTCCTATTTTATCATTAGAAGGTGAAGGGACAATGCCGAGTGTAGAATCAGAGCTAAAATCTGAAGACTTGTTGATATAA